The genomic segment ccgatttttttccagaatttttttaaaaaagacaggaatttgaaaaaaccaactgctcgattttcgaataaagacatgttttgaaaagcacacatcgtcacctttccaacgatgtatggtagtaccttgtagaattcttagatgtcctccaggagcgttggccataatcctttccagaattttttttgaaaatttttttaaaaaagacaggaatttgaaaaaaccaactgctcgattttcgaataaagacatgttttggaaagcacacatcgtcacctttccaacgatgtatggtagtaccttgtagaattcttagatgtcctccaggagcattggccattatcctttcaagaatttttttgagaatttttttaaaaaagacaggaatttgaaaaaaccaactgctcgattttcgaataagggcatgttttgaaaagcacacatcgtcacctttccaacgatgtatggtagtaccttgtagaattcttagatgtcctccaggagcgttggccataatcctttcaagaatttttttgagaatttttttaaaaaagacaggaatttgaaaaaaccaactgctcgattttcgaataagggcatgttttgaaaagcatacatcgtcacctttccaacgatgtatggtagtaccttgtagaattcttagatatcctccaggagcattggccattatcctgtccagatttttttttgagaatttttttaaaaaagacaggaatttgaaaaaaccaactgctcgattttcgaataagggcatgttttgaaaagcacacatcgtcacctttccaacgatgtatggtagtaccttgtagaattcttagatgtcctccaggagcgttggccataatcctttcaagaatttttttgagaatttttttaaaaaagacaggaatttgaaaaaaccaactgctcgattttcgaataagggcatgttttgaaaagcacacatcgtcacctttccaacgatgtatggtagtaccttgtagaattcttagatgtcctccaggagcattggccattatcctgtccagattttttttgagaatttttttaaaaaagacaggaatttgaaaaaaccaactgctcgattttcgaataagggcatgttttggaaagcacacatcgtcacctttccaacgatgtatggtagtaccttgtagaattcttagatgtcctccaggagcattggccattatcctgtccagatttttttttgagaatttttttaaaaaagacaggaatttgaaaaaaccaactgctcgattttcgaataagggcatgttttgaaaagcacacatcgtcacctttccaacgatgtatggtagtaccttgtagaattcttagatgtcctccaggagcattggccattatcctgtccagatttttttttgagaatttttttaaaaaagacaggaatttgaaaaaaccaactgctcgattttcgaataagggcatgttttggaaagcacacatcgtcacctttccaacgatgtatggtagtaccttgtagaattcttagatgtcctccaggagcgttggccataatcctttccagaatttttttgaaaatttttttaaaaaagacaggaatttgaaaaaaccaactgctcgattttcgaataaggacatgttttggaaagcacacatcgtcacctttccaacgatgtatggtagtaccttgtagaattcttagatgtcctccaggagcgttggccataatcctttccagaatttttttgaaaatttttttaaaaaagacaggaatttgaaaaaaccaactgctcgattttcgaataagggcatgttttgaaaagcacacatcgtcacctttccaacgatgtatggtagtaccttgtagaattcttagatgtcctccaggagcgttggccataatcctttcaagaatttttttgagaatttttttaaaaaagacaggaatttgaaaaaaccaactgctcgattttcgaataagggcatgttttgaaaagcatacatcgtcacctttccaacgatgtatggtagtaccttgtagaattcttagatgtcctccaggagcattggacattatcctgtcccgattttttttccagaatttttttaaaaaagacaggaatttgaaaaaaccaactgctcgattttcgaataaggacatgttttggaaagcacacatcgtcacctttccaacgatgtatggtagtaccttgtagaattcttagatgtcctccaggagcgttggccataatcctttccagaatttttttgaaaatttttttaaaaaagacaggaatttgaaaaaaccaactgctcgatttttgaataagggcatgttttgaaaagcacacatcgtcacctttccaacgatgtatggtagtaccttgtagaattcttagatatcctccaggagcgttggccataatcctttccagaatttttttgaaaatttttttaaaaaagacaggaatttgaaaaaaccaactgctcgattttcgaataaagacatgttttggaaagcacacatcgtcacctttccaacgatgtatggtagtaccttgtagaattcttagatgtcctccaggagcgttggccataatcctttcaagaatttttttgagaatttttttaaaaaagacaggaatttgaaaaaaccaactgctcgattttcgaataagggcatgttttgaaaagcacacatcgtcacctttccaacgatgtatggtagtaccttgtagaattcttagatatcctccaggagcattggccattatcctgtccagatttttttttgagaatttttttaaaaaagacaggaatttgaaaaaaccaactgctcgatttttgaataaagacatgttttggaaagcacacatcgtcacctttccaacgatgtatggtagtaccttgtagaattcttagatgtcctccaggagcattggacattatcctgtcccgatttttttccagaatttttttaaaaaagacaggaatttgaaaaaaccaactgctcgattttcgaataaagacatgttttggaaagcacacatcgtcacctttccaacgatgtatggtagtaccttgtagaattcttagatgtcctccaggagcgttggccataatcctttccagaatttttttgaaaatttttttaaaaaagacaggaatttgaaaaaaccaactgctcgattttcgaataaagacatgttttggaaagcacacatcgtcacctttccaacgatgtatggtagtaccttgtagaattcttagatgtccttcaggagcgttggccataatcctgtccagattttttttcgagaaattcttaaaaaaagacaggaatttgaaaaaaccaactgctcgattttcgaataaggacatgttttggaaagctcctatcgtgacctttccaacgatgtatggtagtaccttgtagaattcttagatgtcctccaggaccattggtcataatcctgcccagaatattttttttataaatttttcatttttctcagtactacggtaatagatatttttaatttggtgtttttgatttaaagcattgatattttactccaaattttgttatggttttactttttttttacaaatatttgcaaaaattgataaaaagtaagaaatttaattaatttctcttgtttttttggttctgttaagtatttacagagctctgctaacccctcagtggatctctgttaatacttctgttactctctctcgcactctgttaacaaagcggtttgtgtctctgctagttaaattcggaatttatcttcacacacATGTATTCGATCCTAGAAACACTTATTCCATCGGTACTAAGTTCACTAAGACTTGAGAAATATCGCTGCATTATAGAGCTGTATACAAATTTTCTGGTTAAATACCATGATCCCTCATAAAATGTTGTAACTCTTCCACACTCTTATCGTGTCAATACAAGACGCAATAGGGAAAAACTCAACATTTCAACGGAAAGTACCAATCCGGATTACAATGAGACTTGGAATCTTATTGATCAAGCAGTAATCAAAGATTTTTTAGACAATGTTTATATATGCAGTAATGGACGGATAAATATAGGCCAATCGATTTGTTTTGAAGTGAAAGCTACATTTAAGATTTAcctggcagccggttgtacgtaccggattgacacgatgaattccttcatcggcaagggctgccgcctcagtgtaccacacactgctactacaacaacaacaacctggctactaaaaattatttggatatctatttttttaaaagtaaatgcatttttaataaaacttagaatgaattttaataaaatatataattgccattttgttcgataaccttttgccatcttcctggcaaatttagtattccacgctcatagaacttttgGCCTTTATCCGCAAAAAAGTGAACCAAGTGCGATATATACACCTCTATTATGTATGTCGTAGTCACAACGAATTCCTGTCGTTTATTGTGAATGGTATTACATATGTCGTTTTTCGCCTGAAATGCGACTATGTTTAAAATCTATTACATTTTTTGGTATTATGTATGCCGTTTTTTAACGAGAAATTCGACAGAAACAGTCGTAGAGAATTTTTCAAGTGACAagattaaaaattacaaaaactgaataaaaataattagaaaaatGAATAACAGCAAAACGTAAGTCTTAGTATCAAACATTTGTGCATTGTTTacctaaaattattcaattATACATATTTAAAGGATAAAGAAAACgacaccaaaacaatttgaagCTCTTGTGGATTTTATGTGTCAAAACCCAAATATAGCTAAAGGATACCATAAAAACACAGACAAGTTGTCCATTAAAGAGCAGTGGAATAATTTGCAAAGGAAGCTGAATAGTTTAGGCCCTCCCACACGTGAGGCTGAAGGTTGGATGAAGGTATGGGCAGATATGAAGAGCAGCGTTAAGAAGAAAATCGTGCACAATAAGATGGAAAGCCGTGCAACTGGTGGAGGCATTTTCAACCAGAAGTTGTTGACACCTTTGGAGGAGGCAGTAGCAGGACTACTGCAAATCAATTCTATTGTAAGTCCAGAATGCCCATCCATCGGTGTTCAAAGCTCGCCGGTAAACCTGATTCAAGAAATTTTGGAGGACGAAGTTGATGGACACGTCAGCGAGGACAATGTAGAAGTGGATATCCAACCCAATACTTCCACTCGAAAAAGGAAGCAACGAACTGTGGACAAAAATGTACTTCTGGATCAACAGCTTAtaattaagattaagattataAGCATTGGTTTCGTCTTCTTCGTCAGAAGATGAAAAATTTGCAACACTtagcatttttattttactttttattacgAAACGTTTAAAAAGCCGGCAATTGTaactcaaatattttcaatcagCTGATGTTTTTATCACTGGGTAGTTcagaatttattaaaatatgtaGGATACGTCTATTACAAAAACACTCACgtcattttttttacataatacCAACGAAATGTAAATTCGAGTTCGACTACGActgctctcgaaattcgactacGACATACATAATAAGGGtgatagcctcatcattgccgaaagttttaccatttaaggagttctgctaagatcgaaataaatggaagtctgatggtgcaaggtcagggctatatggtggatgcatcaaaagttcccagccaagctcactcagtttttggcgagtgaccaaagatgagtgcggtctagcgttgtcctggtggaatatgacacctttacgagtgaccaattctggtcgcttctccttgatggatgtattcaatttgtccaattgttgacagtaaacatccgaattaatcgtttggttccttggaagcagctcaaaatataccacccccttccaatcccaccaaacagacagcagaaccttcttttggtggatatcagcctttgaagtggtttgagctggttcaccatgcttggaccatgatcgttttcgactaacgttgttgtaaacaatccatttttcatctccagttatgattcgttttaaaaacgaatcgaattcattgcgtttaaaatgcgtatcacaagcgttgattcggtttgttaaataaatttctttcaatacatgtggtacccatattataattgacgccaaacaaacaaatgtaaacaaaatttcgcgcactttttttctaaagcaagctaaaagtaacagctgataactgacagaagaaagaatgcaattacagagtcacaagccgttgaaaaaatttgtcaacgccgactatattacttatattttttataatttcttcacggcacgagatagctgtgagcaccatacaagatggaactttgaggttcgatctatgtggtgttcatcgctgtCACGTGATGCTtacgggcgcatccacaggttgcggatagtggaatgcttcatacggagtagccaCAACGGCAGCCatggacaatcagcggcatcaagcggagagtctcagtgagaggctagGTGGCAACGGCTCTTCTTTAATACtggctatgatgctcgatatgacaaagcgagttattggcgcctttatgtAACCAATTGCCTACCCTGTTCCCGAGGCTTtcggtcctttgaaccggaacgagcttgctcacctactcaatttcttaagaattttttgatttaaacaatttaattcgCCGAAATCACATTTTCGGCGCACAAAAGATGACACATCATATTGCGAAACGGTATCCATTACGAATTTTACTGATATGGCAAGGCACTTGATTAGAATTTCATTGGCAATTTACCAttatttacagaaaatttaatttaagaaaagtgaatatttttgagaaaaaaattaactttttcacGAAGATCGGCCAAAACATTTAATAAATACTGCAAACTAAAATTATGCCAACTGTTGAGACCTGTTCCCAATGCAATGCAGAATTGAGATAGAACCTTTCTCTAAATCAACAGCTTCGCAAGGGACAGAGAAGAACCTTTGGGGATCGATCACTTTCACCTGCTTTACGGGGCACACACAACACTATATTTTCACAACCTTTTCGCAAAACTTTATGCAGCCTTACGGGGCAATATCAAATAGTAAGGCAATTTATTTTCGTTTATTTACTAGTTAACATAAAGGTTTTATTTATACTAATTCGACTATTGCTTCTTCCACAAGTGATTACTATTCTCTTACTTTAATGTTAAAGGCATTTGTTTGTCTCCGAGAGTTTTACTTATTAGAACAATGTGTTCTTTCTCTCTTCTAATAAGTTTTTTCTTCTGAACAATTGTTCTTCACACGGTGGTGGGCTATTTCGATCTACTCGCCGGTTGCTCTCCTTTTACGTACCTGTTGTCCGAGATAGATGGTCAACGGCGACAAACAAAGTTCAAGGGTCGGCACTTATGTCACATATGCAGGGATTTTTCGTGCATGTCCCCTGCATGGGTTCTTTGCACCTCTGCATGCGTGAACACCAAGGATGGcagcaaatttacattttgcaATAGGATGGAAGGGTAACCGTATGGCGGATACCAAACACTAATACgactactgtgccaagttatGGCGGCCCAAAaacaacgaaatcaacgatACAACCCTGTGGGTATGGTGGCGCAAATTTCCACTAGGCTGTCAAACTTCTGTACACTGTAAAATTGAccttctagtttttatttggaGCAACGTCtactccgcagaaagaaaaaggtaaTGGAAAAACATGAGtctgagcgaattgagatgtacaggagtcagaatgaagtccggaaattccaccaaagaattaaacaacaaaccaatggttttggtgcaggcaccttctttgtctctgaaagaggagccgacgggttactcgCTGAACTAATTAAgtccggaggcgacacgctgataaggcgcatGCACCAGGTTATCGGCGCAATCTGGCTATTATTAATGtcgagtcataaaaaaatacttcctacatttttattgcattattactgcaaatcggacgaacatatatatgggagctatatccaaatctgatccgattttttccaatttcaataggcttcgtgtctaggccgaaaaacatgcctgtagtTTGTACGCAAACTAACATGGACCGACGGACggccatagctaaatcgaatcagaaagcgattctgaatcgatcggtattcttatcaatgggtctatctctctttcttttag from the Stomoxys calcitrans chromosome 1, idStoCalc2.1, whole genome shotgun sequence genome contains:
- the LOC131994998 gene encoding uncharacterized protein LOC131994998; translation: MNNSKTIKKTTPKQFEALVDFMCQNPNIAKGYHKNTDKLSIKEQWNNLQRKLNSLGPPTREAEGWMKVWADMKSSVKKKIVHNKMESRATGGGIFNQKLLTPLEEAVAGLLQINSIVSPECPSIGVQSSPVNLIQEILEDEVDGHVSEDNVEVDIQPNTSTRKRKQRTVDKNVLLDQQLIIKIKIISIGFVFFVRR